In Danio aesculapii chromosome 8, fDanAes4.1, whole genome shotgun sequence, the genomic stretch TCAGCTTCAAGACCTGGAGCCTGAAGAGGGTTGCTGCACTGCCATATCAGGTTTAACTGAAAGGGTAATTCATATGGAGCAGTCAGTGGAAGGTTTGAATGAATCCCAAACACACCTACGTGCTGAACTTGGTGGACACAAGGACCATATAGATGGCATGTTGGAAGGCCGACTGGCTTATGTGGAATCCAAATTGAATATTGCATTCAATCAAGAGGaaacaaacattaacaaaagaGAGCCTGACAACTTTGAGGTGCAATTGGAAGGAAAGATTAAAGCTCTTGAAACCCGTCTCTTGGTTGCAGTAGAAGAGCTCGGTAATGTCACAGCACCAACTTTACTTGAAGGTCAAGCTGTTCCTTCACTGGAAACAGAGGTAGAATCACTAAGAAGAAGAGTTGAGGATGATTTGGACCATCTACAGAAACAGCTTAAATCCATGGAGGTTCTTTGTACTTCAGCTTGTGTTCCACAGCCTGTTCTAACAGGATACGTAGCTCCATTGACTGGTGAGGACAAACACGAAGACAACCTCAAGGAAATGAATGGAAAACTTGATTTACAAGTGCAGAAATTAAACAACCTCAATGCCACTCTATATAATCTTCTTGTACAGTTAGCAAAGAAACAGGAGGAGGTGGATCTTCAAGGTGAGGTGACCCTGCTTAAGGTTACTGTGAACTCTGTTAACAGATCTATCTGTGGCTTGCAAGACTCTCTTGGCTCTGTCATCAAAGAGGTCGGCCACACCAACCTTACCTGGCAAGAAAGAGAAGAAAGGCTTGCCCAGCAGGTAAAAGGAGTGGTTCAGCTGGTGGGACGACAAGCTTCCATGTTGGGTACTGGGGAGCGAAAGCTGACCCGTCTGAAGGGGGAACTCCACGATCTGCGACGTAAAGTTGCTGGAGAGCTTCAGGGTTGCCGCTCCACCGCCCTCGGTGTCCAGAAGGAAGTGACTGAAGTCGGAGGTCGTGTTGCCCGTGTGGAGGGACAGTGTGGAGGTCTAGCACACCTGTCCAATGACCTAGAGAGAATCCGAGGAGAGCTGGAGAAGCAGTCCGATGGGTATCTGTCTCACATAAATAGCACCCTTGTTAACCATTCTCACCAACTGTCCGAACTCAGAGATAACATCCAAAACTGCACTGGCCCATCTGGGCCTACTAAAATTGTGGCGACTACACAacaaacagcagaacacacaaCAGAACCAACCCATCCCAGAGGAGATCAGTTTGCAGTCCCCACACAGCACAATGGTGACTAGTAAATCAAGTGCACTTTATAATGTGCAGTCTATAATCAAAACTTATACTATTATATAGTATCTTTCTCAGGAGACTCTTCTCTCAACAACTTCTTTTGTATGACCAATGCTGAAACACAACTTGAAATTTCTTGTCTGTGGTgctactgttttgtactgttttatttttaatcactCACCTTTAATGAGCTATTATATACCATTTGTAGTGTTAATGGGTATATACaatgttttgatgtgtttttgtgaatatttttatataaatttggtGTCTGTATGtaggttttgtttttaattagagACTGTTgagctcatttttttttttttaaacaggccAGTCAatctttgtattttttattttttacctcgTTAACACTTTTGTGTTTGTACTTCAATAAACTGTTTGTGAAAGCTAGTACTTAATAAAATGTTGAAATCAAACATTTTTATGAGGTTGAGATGTTATTGATTACATACTAAATCACCAACAGAAAATATTCAAAACCCAACAATTCACTCTTTAAAGGCATAatgcaaattatatttgacttttatatttatatttgactaTTATATTTGAACACGAGAGTCGAACAATGGCCAGTAAGCTTGGTTTTACAGTAAATGCAAGGAATAGAACCAACTTAATTAAAAATGACATGACAGAAATAGCTTTAAATTTGCTGAAATATTAGTGGTGCTCCATTTTTATAATGTGAAAAAGTATttggattagattttttttgttttctcccTTATTGAGTAAATTTAGGCATATAAAACACAGTAATCATGCTTAAATCAAATcatcttcttttttaaatgttgtttaattGGTCTTCTCCAAGCATTGCAGAATATGGTCCCAACAATGTCTTGAATTCCACTCAAGAtgtataataaatgatttatttatgtgatttataaaattataacaattatacaaaattatactaacattttatatatgaatgttggtgtatatatttaagtatatataaTGTGTTAGTTTTCaatgtttacacatttatttatttattcaattggtttattatttatttatctgtgtcCTAATTCATCTTTGTATACTTATTGAAGGCCTCAGGAAATAGGAAAGGGTGGGAGATGGGAGGGATGGTGCTTAGAAGGGGTTAGAAAAGTTTAAGTTTGATTTAAGGGTTGTacagttttcttgtttttgttgttatatatTTGATGTCATCtatttttcatatacatttataaGATTGTATATTATCtggaaaaaatgcaattaaatattgAAAATCAATAATGTGTTAGTTTGAGAGGATGCAGCACTACTGTTCAGATGCGTCATGACACCTACTGATAAAGCCACAAGTAAACGGACTGATGACTAGTTAAAAGAGAACTGTTTTATTCTTGATGTGCATTGCTTGAACAAATTGTGGCATGCTTGTAAAAGTGACGcaaaccaagaaaaaaaataattttacaacCTTGCAATAAAATAGTTCTAAAATCCACTTAGACATGAAATTACTGGAAAATTCTCATTGTAATTGGTTAACTGTACACAAGTTCCCATCCTGTATCCAATTTGTCTGTTGTTCAGATCAGAATGATATCTAGGAATGAAACAGAAAATATAATGCAATTACACTTTGTTTgcttctttattaattttttataccAATATATACGATTATTTAATCAGTTTAACAGGAGACAGTAATAAACAGAATTTGCCTTTTTTCATAACTGTCACCATCTATTGTATTTACATGTCATGTTCAAGTGTTATGCTAAAATGTGGggtgacagttaaggggttaaaagTGTAAACCCCACTTAAAAGACCCCACATGTAATTTTAAAGGTAATTAATTAGGTCTGTTGGTGATTTTACTTACTAGATTCCTCATTCCGTTCCTTGATTTGTGCTATTATGCATAAGGTGTCAAATCCAAACACTGTTGCTGCCAGCAAACCAAAAACCTTTAAGACCACGCGTAAACAGTGTTAAAAACAACAGTGCAAAATCAACAGTAtacttaaaacatcttaaaaatcACTAAATAGGGTATATTATCCTTTCAGCCATATACATACTGTACTCATTGCTGATTTACTTACCGAGCCAGCAATTTCCAAAGAAAATCCCTGTTCCACTGCAAACTTAAGGCAGACAAGAGAACATATGAAAAGCAGAAGTGTGCCTGTGATCGCTCTGAAGAAGTCCTAGATGAATAAGAACATGGCATTTTGTTATTTCAGTCCAAAATTCAAGGAATATTTCTAGAATATAAACTTTTGAGAGCTATAACAATTAGGCAGGTAATTTTGGTCAGTATAGTCAAATCTATTGTGTATGTTTTTACCGTCCATGGCAAAAACCTCAGCAGTACGTCCAGTTTCATTGCATAAATGATGAATATGATAATGGCCCAGACCAGCTCAACAATGGAGCCCCACAAGTAGCATCCAAGAGACACTGCTTTACAAATGGTTGCAATGAGACACAGGGCctaaaataaaagagaaagaagaaagaTAAAGTTCTTTTAGACTCTAAcacttttttaaaacacatttctcaAGATTACTTGATAAGACTCTTTAATGGGGAGGTAGATCTTTCCTTCCTCTTTGCACAATCTAGTAAGAATCTAAACGAACCCGATATGTAACCCTGGAGCACAAAATTCATgctgcatatatatttatttggcagtagccaaaaatacattgtaccTGTATgtgtcaaaattatagatttttttcttttatgccaaaaatcacaaGAATATTAAAGTTTTTTCAACTGCTAACAAGCATTGAGCAATACTAAAGCAACTGTTCCATACTGTTCACACAGTAAGCATAAGCAATATGACTTGAGCAAACCAAACTTACTCAAACCAATACAACAGTTCATACTGTATACAGCAGGTCTCAAGATAAGCTTGTTTCACTAAACCACTGAAAGCAATTCTCAATACATTTCATTCATAACACACTGACCTAAATAACACTAATAACAGAGAGCATTACagaaaaactttttattcaagccttgaatgttttaaaaaatgtgtgttataaatgcAATTTGTTGAAAATGTAGCAAAAACTGTAATTACTTGTTTGAATGTAAAACATATACAtgttgtcagggttctgccactctggtcttgttaattcttgttttgtggcagaatccggacactagctctgtcttgtcttgtcctgtcctgtcctgtcctgtccagtcataagaacactcagttaatgag encodes the following:
- the plp2a gene encoding proteolipid protein 2, coding for MADTLEDTSFIFSRKGIVLTLEMALCLIATICKAVSLGCYLWGSIVELVWAIIIFIIYAMKLDVLLRFLPWTDFFRAITGTLLLFICSLVCLKFAVEQGFSLEIAGSVFGLLAATVFGFDTLCIIAQIKERNEESNIILI